In Pseudomonas fluorescens, one genomic interval encodes:
- a CDS encoding OprD family porin yields the protein MSTLVCNSVRTSRISFPRPCSTLSLIGCSSLALVLPMSADAEGFLEDSKATLNLRNAYFNRNFVNPNYPQGKAEEWTQNFILDAKSGFTQGTVGFGLDVLGMYSQKLDGGKGTGGTQLLPIHDDGRPADNFGRLGVALKAKVSKTELKVGEWMPVLPILRSDDGRSLPQTFRGGQITSTEINGLTLYGGQFRGNSPRNDASMEDMSMNGRGAFTSDRFNFGGGEYTFNDKRTLVGVWYAELSDIYQQQYFNLSHSQPLGDWTLGANLGFFTGKEDGSAQAGDLDNKTAFAMLSARYGGNTFYVGLQKLSGDDAWMRVNGTSGGTLANDSYNASYDNAKERSWQLRHDYNFVALGIPGLTLMNRYISGDNVHTGTITDGKEWGRESELGYTVQSGPLKNLNVRWRNATIRRDFSTNEFDENRVFISYPISLL from the coding sequence GTGAGCACACTCGTCTGCAATTCCGTTCGCACGTCCCGTATTTCCTTCCCCCGCCCGTGTTCCACCCTGAGTTTGATCGGCTGCAGCAGCCTCGCCCTGGTTTTGCCGATGAGCGCCGACGCCGAAGGCTTCCTCGAAGACAGCAAAGCCACGCTGAACCTGCGCAACGCCTACTTCAATCGCAACTTCGTCAACCCGAACTACCCGCAGGGCAAGGCTGAAGAGTGGACGCAAAACTTCATCCTTGATGCCAAATCCGGCTTCACCCAAGGCACCGTCGGCTTCGGTCTCGATGTGCTGGGGATGTATTCGCAAAAACTCGATGGCGGCAAGGGCACCGGCGGTACGCAACTGTTGCCGATTCACGATGACGGGCGTCCGGCGGACAACTTCGGTCGCCTCGGCGTGGCGCTGAAGGCCAAGGTGTCGAAGACCGAATTGAAGGTTGGCGAATGGATGCCGGTGCTGCCGATCCTGCGCTCGGACGATGGCCGCTCGTTGCCGCAGACCTTTCGCGGTGGCCAGATCACCTCCACCGAAATCAACGGCCTGACCCTCTACGGTGGGCAGTTCCGTGGCAACAGCCCGCGCAACGACGCCAGCATGGAAGACATGTCGATGAACGGCCGCGGCGCCTTCACCTCCGACCGTTTCAACTTCGGCGGCGGCGAATACACCTTCAACGACAAGCGCACCCTGGTCGGCGTGTGGTACGCCGAACTCAGCGACATCTACCAGCAGCAGTATTTCAACCTCAGCCACAGCCAGCCGCTGGGTGACTGGACGCTGGGCGCCAACCTCGGTTTCTTCACCGGCAAGGAAGACGGCAGCGCCCAGGCCGGCGACCTCGATAACAAGACCGCGTTCGCCATGCTGTCGGCCCGCTACGGCGGCAACACCTTCTATGTCGGCCTGCAAAAACTCAGCGGCGATGACGCGTGGATGCGGGTCAACGGCACCAGCGGCGGCACCCTGGCCAACGACAGCTACAACGCCAGTTATGACAACGCCAAAGAGCGCTCCTGGCAGTTGCGGCATGACTACAACTTTGTCGCCCTCGGCATTCCCGGCCTGACCCTGATGAACCGCTACATCAGCGGCGATAACGTGCACACCGGGACGATAACCGACGGCAAGGAATGGGGGCGCGAGTCGGAACTGGGATACACCGTGCAGAGCGGGCCGCTGAAAAACCTCAACGTGAGATGGCGCAACGCGACGATACGCCGGGACTTCAGCACCAATGAGTTCGACGAGAACCGGGTCTTTATCAGCTATCCGATTTCGTTGTTGTAA
- a CDS encoding polysaccharide deacetylase family protein → MTTPHRQRSPRLLKNLLAAALLLPALAFAQERPWPDGSQLVISVSMQFETGGQPEGAESPFSGSPLPKGYPDLPAQTWFDYGYKEGLWRMLDLWDRTGIKVTSHVVGEAALKHPELAKAIAERGHELAAHGMRWADSYNMSYDQEKQFIGDGVNAVEKLTGQRSVGYNANWLRRSPNTLKVLQDLNFTYHIDDVSRDEPFVTMVRGRKFAVVPYTLRNNDIVLIEGRHFSAEQFYQQLVLEFDRLYSEGAGKRRMMSVSLHDRIGGTPAMVEAMERFIRYAQAHPKVTFMRKDQIARIVLTEKNPLIDNTEALYNR, encoded by the coding sequence ATGACCACGCCCCACCGGCAACGCTCCCCACGCCTGCTGAAAAACCTTCTGGCTGCCGCCCTGTTGCTGCCCGCCCTCGCCTTCGCCCAGGAACGCCCGTGGCCGGACGGCTCGCAACTGGTGATTTCGGTGTCGATGCAGTTCGAAACCGGCGGCCAGCCCGAAGGTGCGGAAAGTCCGTTTTCCGGCAGCCCATTGCCCAAGGGCTACCCGGATCTGCCGGCGCAGACCTGGTTTGATTATGGCTACAAGGAAGGCCTGTGGCGGATGCTCGACCTGTGGGATCGCACCGGGATCAAGGTCACCTCGCATGTGGTCGGCGAAGCGGCGCTCAAGCACCCGGAACTGGCGAAAGCGATTGCCGAGCGCGGCCACGAACTGGCAGCCCACGGCATGCGCTGGGCCGATTCCTACAACATGAGTTACGACCAGGAAAAACAGTTCATCGGCGACGGTGTCAACGCGGTGGAAAAACTCACCGGCCAGCGCTCGGTGGGCTACAACGCCAACTGGCTGCGGCGCAGCCCCAACACGCTGAAGGTCCTGCAAGACCTGAATTTCACCTACCACATCGATGATGTCAGCCGCGACGAACCGTTCGTGACCATGGTCCGTGGGCGCAAATTCGCCGTGGTGCCGTATACCTTGCGCAACAACGACATCGTGTTGATCGAGGGTCGGCATTTCTCCGCCGAGCAGTTCTATCAGCAACTGGTTCTGGAATTTGATCGGCTGTACTCCGAAGGAGCTGGCAAGCGGCGGATGATGTCAGTGAGTCTGCACGATCGCATCGGCGGCACTCCGGCGATGGTCGAGGCGATGGAACGCTTTATCCGCTATGCGCAGGCGCATCCGAAGGTGACATTCATGCGCAAGGACCAGATCGCCCGGATCGTCCTGACCGAGAAAAACCCGCTGATCGACAACACAGAGGCGCTCTATAACCGGTAA